A genomic window from Periweissella cryptocerci includes:
- the metK gene encoding methionine adenosyltransferase produces MSEYTKEPRLFTSESVSEGHPDKIADQISDAILDAVLAQDKHARVAVETSVTTGLVLVFGELSTSAYVDINKIVRDKIKAIGYNHAEFGFDGDNTGVMVAIDEQSADIAQGVDTAIENREEGGQDPFDQIGAGDQGLMFGYATDETEEYMPLSLMLSHKLVHKQAELRKNGQIAYLRPDAKAQVTVELDEAGKPFRVDTVVLSTQHDPDVSLVQIREDVIEQIVRVVIPNELLDDNTKYFINPTGRFVIGGPQGDAGLTGRKVIVDTYGGAARHGGGAFSGKDATKVDRSASYAARYIAKNIVAAGLAKKAEIQLAYAIGVAQPVSIAIETFGTGTVSEEVLVAAIRANFDLRPAGIIKMLDLQRPIYAQTAAYGHFGRLDLDLPWEKLDKVDVLKAAVK; encoded by the coding sequence ATGTCAGAATATACAAAAGAACCACGTCTTTTCACATCAGAATCAGTTTCTGAAGGTCACCCAGATAAGATTGCTGATCAAATCAGTGATGCAATCTTAGATGCAGTTTTAGCACAAGACAAGCACGCACGGGTAGCGGTTGAAACTTCAGTTACAACGGGACTTGTCCTCGTGTTTGGTGAACTTTCAACGTCAGCTTACGTTGACATCAACAAAATTGTCCGCGATAAAATTAAAGCGATTGGTTACAACCACGCGGAATTTGGATTTGATGGTGACAACACTGGTGTGATGGTCGCAATCGATGAACAATCAGCTGATATCGCCCAAGGGGTTGATACGGCAATTGAAAACCGTGAAGAAGGTGGGCAAGATCCATTTGATCAAATTGGTGCCGGTGACCAAGGTTTGATGTTTGGATATGCAACTGACGAAACTGAAGAATACATGCCTTTATCACTTATGTTGAGTCACAAATTAGTACACAAGCAAGCTGAGCTCCGTAAGAACGGTCAAATTGCTTACTTACGACCAGATGCTAAGGCGCAAGTAACGGTTGAACTTGATGAAGCCGGCAAGCCTTTCCGTGTGGATACAGTTGTATTGTCAACACAACATGACCCTGATGTTTCATTAGTTCAAATTCGTGAAGACGTGATTGAACAAATCGTCCGCGTGGTGATTCCAAACGAATTATTGGATGACAACACGAAGTACTTCATCAACCCAACTGGTCGTTTCGTGATTGGTGGACCTCAAGGGGATGCTGGTTTGACTGGTCGTAAGGTCATTGTTGATACTTACGGTGGTGCTGCACGTCACGGTGGAGGAGCTTTCTCAGGGAAGGATGCCACTAAGGTTGACCGTTCAGCTTCATACGCTGCTCGTTATATTGCCAAGAACATCGTCGCGGCTGGTTTAGCTAAAAAAGCGGAAATCCAATTAGCCTACGCAATTGGTGTTGCGCAACCAGTTTCAATTGCGATTGAAACTTTCGGTACAGGCACTGTGTCTGAAGAAGTATTGGTAGCGGCCATTCGTGCCAACTTCGACTTGCGTCCAGCCGGCATTATCAAGATGCTCGATTTGCAACGTCCTATCTATGCCCAAACTGCGGCTTATGGTCACTTTGGTCGTTTGGACCTCGACTTACCATGGGAAAAGTTGGATAAGGTCGATGTTTTGAAGGCAGCGGTTAAATAA
- a CDS encoding mannose/fructose/sorbose family PTS transporter subunit IIC, whose protein sequence is MTAFFVVLIAFLAGVEGVAEQFQFHQPILAASLIGLATGHLIEGVVLGGTLQLITLGWMNIGAAMAPDAALASVVSAYLVTGPAQVDIKTGIAIAIPLAIAGQVLTIVVRTLTISFAHIADREADKGNVQAIDILNLAGVGIQGLRIAIPMIIVMAVGAEPVRAALASIPDVITGGLAVAGGFIVVVGYAMVINMMASPDLWPFFFLGFALSALSEVNLIGMGIIGLVLALVYLQLSPKFNNKDDGDGGGTGGGTSGGNDLDAILNDY, encoded by the coding sequence ATGACAGCATTTTTTGTAGTTTTAATCGCATTTTTAGCGGGAGTTGAAGGGGTTGCCGAACAGTTTCAGTTTCACCAACCAATTTTGGCGGCGTCACTGATTGGTTTAGCAACTGGCCACTTGATTGAAGGCGTTGTCTTGGGTGGTACGCTGCAATTAATCACCTTAGGCTGGATGAATATTGGGGCAGCAATGGCGCCGGATGCAGCGTTAGCATCCGTAGTCTCGGCGTACCTAGTTACCGGGCCTGCGCAAGTTGATATAAAAACAGGGATTGCGATTGCGATTCCGCTTGCCATTGCAGGACAAGTATTAACGATTGTGGTGCGGACGTTAACCATTAGTTTTGCCCACATTGCTGACCGTGAAGCAGATAAAGGTAATGTCCAAGCCATCGATATCCTGAATTTAGCGGGTGTCGGGATTCAAGGACTCCGCATTGCCATACCAATGATTATCGTTATGGCTGTTGGGGCCGAACCAGTACGTGCGGCTTTAGCAAGTATCCCAGACGTTATTACGGGTGGTTTGGCCGTTGCGGGTGGTTTCATTGTGGTCGTTGGGTATGCAATGGTCATCAATATGATGGCTTCACCGGACTTATGGCCGTTCTTTTTCCTCGGTTTTGCACTTTCGGCTTTGTCAGAAGTGAACTTAATTGGAATGGGGATTATCGGATTGGTCTTAGCCCTAGTGTACTTACAATTATCACCAAAATTCAATAATAAGGATGATGGTGACGGTGGTGGTACCGGTGGGGGAACGTCTGGTGGTAATGACCTTGATGCAATCTTGAATGATTATTAA
- a CDS encoding Cof-type HAD-IIB family hydrolase, which translates to MNLKMIATDMDGTFLTDDKKYNVDRFREQLKFMEKKGIRFVAASGNQYQHLYDIFAPVNDQFQIDFVADNGARIFTGADLLYESPVSSEQLRRIIEWNAQNPGSLDNLIILSGAESAYVSNHATPTTLAEVSTFYAPIKQVEKLLEVPDNVFKVTFVWPDMAVEKYVIQLRNIFGEELHATGSGFGSVDLLAKEVNKAHGISRLQREYGIETADIVAFGDNDNDLEMLNYVDQGYLMPNAYKWMREQINLRALNDNNHEGVLDTIEQLLGEV; encoded by the coding sequence ATGAATTTAAAAATGATTGCAACTGATATGGACGGAACTTTCTTAACGGACGATAAAAAATACAATGTAGATCGTTTCCGGGAACAACTAAAGTTTATGGAGAAAAAAGGGATTCGCTTTGTTGCCGCGAGTGGGAACCAATATCAGCACCTGTATGACATTTTTGCACCAGTGAATGATCAGTTTCAAATTGATTTTGTTGCTGATAACGGTGCTCGAATTTTTACAGGAGCCGATTTATTATATGAATCACCAGTATCTAGTGAGCAATTACGGCGGATTATTGAATGGAATGCGCAAAATCCGGGTAGTTTAGATAACCTAATTATCCTGTCGGGCGCTGAGAGTGCTTATGTCAGCAATCATGCAACGCCAACAACATTAGCCGAAGTTAGCACTTTTTATGCGCCAATTAAGCAAGTTGAGAAATTATTGGAAGTGCCAGATAATGTTTTCAAGGTTACTTTTGTATGGCCTGATATGGCAGTTGAAAAATATGTAATCCAACTACGCAATATTTTTGGTGAAGAATTGCATGCCACAGGATCAGGTTTCGGGAGTGTGGATTTACTAGCGAAAGAAGTTAATAAAGCCCACGGAATTAGTCGACTCCAACGTGAATACGGAATTGAAACTGCGGACATCGTGGCCTTTGGTGACAATGATAACGACTTGGAAATGTTGAATTACGTGGACCAAGGGTATTTGATGCCAAACGCGTACAAATGGATGCGTGAACAAATTAATTTACGGGCACTGAATGATAATAACCATGAAGGTGTTCTTGATACAATTGAGCAATTACTGGGAGAAGTCTAA
- a CDS encoding PTS sugar transporter subunit IIA, whose amino-acid sequence MKIKVMNIRSKYKVVVLDRLLMASYKGNAFDQVMERLLAHEMITSSRMGDDTVLLHTESRFFAQSRIVIGRMTAKTRWFDNREVKLIILLLVATARNTNNQTMINQVNRFYNSDYLAELVNSGSPDELALKL is encoded by the coding sequence ATGAAAATTAAAGTAATGAATATTCGTTCAAAATATAAGGTAGTAGTTTTAGATCGGTTATTGATGGCCTCGTATAAAGGAAATGCGTTTGACCAAGTAATGGAAAGGTTGTTGGCCCACGAGATGATTACTAGTTCACGAATGGGTGATGACACGGTGTTATTGCATACCGAGAGCCGTTTTTTTGCCCAATCACGTATTGTCATCGGACGGATGACGGCCAAAACGCGGTGGTTTGATAATCGTGAAGTGAAATTAATTATCCTATTACTAGTGGCAACCGCACGCAACACGAATAATCAAACCATGATTAATCAAGTAAACCGATTTTACAATTCCGACTATCTGGCTGAGTTAGTGAACAGTGGATCGCCTGATGAATTGGCGTTGAAGTTGTAG
- a CDS encoding mannose/fructose/sorbose PTS transporter subunit IIA has product MVQIIIASHGGMAAGIKQSSEMIFGVQPNINTVTFLPAEGLEDLTAKYNQVINTFAATDEILFLIDLWGGSPFNVASSIQATGSHKSAIVTGLNLPMVIEAAGVQTTMTDIEEMAHYLVGIAKEGIRSLPEVVSNVEPADVPQAIVHAAPVQRAATHTGHMELDVRLVRIDSRLLHGQVATGWTKSAGQERIFVVSDTVAQDEMRKTLITQAAPANVTASVIPIAKLIDIYDDTRFHGVKVMMLFETPQDVKRVTDAGIIFTSVNVGSMTYTDGKTMITNAVAVDADDVADFNSMMAAGVRFEVRQTPRDSEQDLTTLFKKKKLV; this is encoded by the coding sequence ATGGTTCAAATTATTATTGCTAGTCATGGGGGCATGGCTGCAGGTATTAAGCAATCAAGCGAGATGATATTTGGTGTGCAACCAAATATTAATACGGTTACTTTTTTGCCGGCGGAAGGTTTGGAGGATTTGACTGCAAAGTATAATCAAGTAATTAATACTTTTGCGGCAACCGATGAAATTCTCTTTTTGATTGATTTGTGGGGTGGATCACCGTTTAATGTTGCCAGTAGCATTCAGGCAACCGGATCACACAAGAGTGCCATTGTCACTGGTTTAAATCTACCGATGGTCATTGAAGCTGCTGGTGTACAAACAACCATGACGGACATTGAGGAAATGGCACATTACTTGGTTGGGATAGCAAAAGAAGGCATTCGGAGCCTTCCAGAAGTGGTTTCTAACGTTGAACCAGCAGATGTGCCACAGGCTATTGTACATGCAGCACCAGTACAGCGTGCTGCTACACATACTGGGCACATGGAACTTGATGTTCGCCTGGTCAGAATTGATTCACGTTTATTACATGGTCAGGTTGCAACTGGGTGGACTAAGTCAGCGGGCCAAGAACGTATTTTTGTCGTGTCAGATACAGTTGCACAAGATGAAATGCGCAAAACGTTGATTACGCAAGCAGCACCAGCAAATGTAACGGCGAGCGTGATTCCGATTGCTAAGTTAATTGATATTTATGATGACACGCGTTTTCACGGCGTTAAAGTGATGATGCTTTTTGAGACACCACAAGACGTCAAGCGGGTGACCGACGCGGGAATTATCTTTACGAGCGTCAATGTTGGTTCAATGACGTACACGGATGGCAAGACGATGATTACCAATGCGGTGGCCGTTGATGCTGATGATGTGGCAGATTTTAATAGCATGATGGCTGCCGGGGTTAGATTTGAAGTTCGCCAAACACCGAGGGATTCCGAGCAAGATTTAACGACACTATTTAAAAAGAAGAAGCTAGTTTGA
- a CDS encoding LTA synthase family protein, with amino-acid sequence MSKLFKKLGASLQTTVGFFFLSTFLIWLKTYIVYKTDFTLGASGPLQEFLLVLNPIGSALLLLGIALYFRGRFSYWIMVLINFLESVWLFANVLYYREFSDFLSVSIMGSTSSVDNNLGKSLGGILHMGDFFVFIDIIVLIGLLLCKVIKVDKLKIKKRFALTMTAFSFFLILTDFGMASADRSGLLTRTFDNNYIVKYLGLNEYLAFNMFQTHKQEASRSAATAKDLKPILKFINSHRTPDNVDYFGKAKGKNVFVFHLESLQQFMIGYKWDGQTVMPNLTKFYHNKNTLGFDNFFNQVGQGKTSDAETMLENSLYGLPSGSAMVNYGGSNTFNAAPAILDQQGYTTAAFHGDVASFWNRDNTYKSWGYDYFFSKPFYPNSENPNYNVGYGMKDKIFLRDSAQYIEQLPQPFYAKIITVTNHYPYDLDKENQTIKPFDTGDNTVDGYVQTARYLDQSFGEFITWLKKAGLYKNSMIVLYGDHYGISNNHRPAIAKLLHKDSINNYDLAQFQKVPFMIHMNGLKGGINHTYGGEIDVLPTLLDLLGIKDDEYVQFGSDLLSPKHPGIVPFRDGNFVSKDYTKFGNQYYVTSSGEEVFPSKDANVKKEIDADQSFVDTTLEDSDKVIMGDLLRFYHPHDFQPVDKKDISYKVSTTDAALKKDLVTQPSSILARNHGKSVADLYKTDAPELKGEEDDTTK; translated from the coding sequence ATGTCGAAGTTATTCAAGAAGTTAGGCGCGAGCTTACAAACTACAGTCGGCTTCTTTTTCTTGTCGACGTTTCTGATTTGGTTAAAAACATATATCGTATATAAAACTGACTTTACGCTCGGTGCGTCCGGTCCGTTACAAGAATTTTTACTTGTTTTGAATCCAATTGGCTCGGCATTATTGTTATTAGGGATTGCACTGTATTTCCGGGGGCGTTTTAGTTACTGGATTATGGTCTTAATCAATTTCTTAGAATCAGTGTGGCTTTTTGCCAATGTACTTTATTATCGTGAATTTTCGGATTTTCTATCAGTTTCTATTATGGGAAGCACAAGCTCAGTAGATAATAATTTAGGTAAGTCATTGGGTGGTATCTTGCATATGGGTGATTTCTTCGTCTTTATTGATATCATTGTCTTGATTGGATTACTACTCTGTAAAGTCATCAAAGTTGATAAGTTAAAAATAAAAAAGCGCTTTGCTTTGACGATGACGGCGTTCAGCTTTTTCTTAATCTTAACTGATTTTGGAATGGCTAGTGCAGATCGTTCGGGTTTGTTAACACGGACATTTGATAATAACTATATTGTTAAATATCTAGGGTTGAACGAGTACTTAGCATTCAACATGTTCCAAACGCACAAACAAGAAGCGTCACGTTCAGCGGCAACTGCCAAAGATTTAAAGCCAATTTTGAAATTTATCAATAGTCACCGGACACCAGACAATGTTGATTACTTTGGTAAAGCTAAAGGGAAAAATGTGTTTGTTTTCCACTTGGAAAGTCTCCAACAATTTATGATTGGTTACAAATGGGACGGCCAAACGGTTATGCCTAATTTAACTAAGTTCTATCATAATAAGAATACGTTAGGTTTTGACAACTTCTTTAATCAAGTTGGGCAAGGTAAGACATCAGATGCAGAAACGATGTTAGAAAACTCGCTCTATGGGTTACCTAGTGGCTCGGCAATGGTTAATTATGGTGGCAGTAATACATTTAATGCGGCACCAGCCATCTTGGACCAACAAGGTTATACAACGGCAGCGTTCCATGGGGATGTTGCTAGTTTCTGGAATCGAGATAACACGTATAAATCATGGGGATACGATTACTTCTTTAGTAAGCCGTTCTACCCCAATTCAGAAAATCCAAATTACAATGTCGGGTATGGGATGAAGGACAAAATTTTCCTTCGTGACTCAGCCCAGTATATTGAACAATTACCACAACCTTTCTATGCAAAGATTATCACGGTTACAAATCACTATCCTTATGATTTAGATAAAGAAAACCAAACGATAAAACCATTTGATACTGGTGATAATACCGTTGATGGATATGTACAAACGGCGCGGTATTTAGATCAATCATTCGGAGAATTTATCACATGGTTGAAGAAGGCCGGTTTATACAAGAACAGTATGATTGTATTGTATGGGGACCACTACGGTATTTCTAATAATCACCGACCAGCAATTGCTAAGCTCTTACACAAGGATAGTATTAACAACTACGATTTAGCTCAGTTCCAAAAAGTACCATTTATGATTCACATGAATGGCTTGAAGGGTGGTATTAATCATACGTATGGTGGGGAAATTGACGTGCTACCAACCTTACTTGATTTATTAGGGATTAAAGACGATGAATACGTTCAATTTGGTTCGGATTTATTGTCGCCCAAGCACCCAGGGATTGTTCCATTCCGGGATGGGAACTTTGTGTCAAAAGACTATACTAAGTTTGGCAATCAATACTATGTCACATCCAGTGGGGAAGAAGTATTCCCAAGTAAGGATGCGAATGTGAAAAAAGAAATTGATGCTGATCAAAGCTTTGTCGATACAACCCTAGAAGATTCGGATAAGGTAATCATGGGGGATCTGTTACGTTTCTATCACCCACATGATTTCCAACCAGTCGATAAGAAGGACATCAGTTATAAAGTATCTACCACTGACGCAGCCTTGAAGAAAGACTTAGTGACGCAGCCATCAAGTATTCTTGCGCGTAATCATGGTAAATCAGTCGCAGACTTATATAAAACTGATGCACCAGAACTCAAAGGTGAAGAAGACGATACAACTAAATAG
- a CDS encoding PTS system mannose/fructose/sorbose family transporter subunit IID, giving the protein MDESKTTEKRITKKDLRSVWWRSTFLMGAWNYERMQNIGWAFSMVPAIKRLYKTKEDRAAAMHRHLEFFNTHPYAAAPILGVEIALEEQRANGADINDEAISGVKVGMMGPLAGVGDPVFWGTLRPVVGAFAASLALSRNVLGPILFFVIWNVLRMSFTWFTQNMGYTQGTNITQNLGGGMMQKITQGASILGMFIMGVLVPRWTTMNFPVVISSVKNEAKNVVDLSTLADAANRGKVSAAQLRNMYDQIISGKQVDMFKVTTLQDVFNTLIPGLMPLLLMFGVLWLLRHKVSPILIIVGLFVLGIAGYGTHILG; this is encoded by the coding sequence ATGGACGAAAGTAAAACAACTGAAAAACGGATTACTAAAAAAGATTTAAGGTCTGTCTGGTGGCGCAGCACGTTCTTAATGGGGGCTTGGAATTATGAACGCATGCAAAATATTGGCTGGGCATTTTCAATGGTACCAGCGATTAAACGACTCTATAAGACAAAGGAAGACCGTGCTGCTGCCATGCATCGGCACCTCGAGTTCTTTAATACGCATCCATATGCAGCGGCACCAATTTTAGGCGTCGAAATTGCCCTTGAGGAACAACGGGCGAACGGCGCCGATATTAATGATGAAGCGATTAGTGGAGTTAAAGTCGGTATGATGGGACCATTAGCTGGTGTTGGTGATCCGGTATTCTGGGGAACGTTACGACCAGTGGTGGGGGCATTTGCGGCTTCACTAGCACTCTCACGAAATGTGCTGGGACCAATTTTATTCTTTGTTATTTGGAATGTCTTACGGATGAGCTTTACCTGGTTTACGCAGAATATGGGATATACACAAGGAACGAACATTACCCAAAATCTGGGTGGCGGGATGATGCAAAAAATCACGCAAGGCGCCTCAATCTTAGGAATGTTCATCATGGGTGTGCTAGTTCCACGGTGGACCACAATGAATTTCCCGGTTGTGATTTCAAGTGTTAAAAATGAAGCAAAGAATGTGGTAGATTTATCAACATTAGCTGACGCTGCCAATCGCGGCAAAGTTTCTGCAGCTCAATTACGTAATATGTACGATCAAATTATCTCAGGAAAACAAGTTGATATGTTTAAAGTCACAACACTTCAAGATGTCTTTAACACGTTGATTCCTGGATTGATGCCATTGCTGTTGATGTTTGGCGTTTTATGGTTATTACGGCATAAAGTTAGTCCAATTTTGATTATTGTCGGGTTGTTCGTTCTCGGAATTGCGGGATACGGCACGCACATATTAGGCTAA
- a CDS encoding glycosyltransferase family 4 protein — translation MKVLLYFEAQKLIAQSGIGNALRHQMAALEAVGIEYTTNPKDDYDILHINTYGLNSRHVVAQARKAGKPVVYHAHSTEEDFRNSFIGSNQLAPFYGKYLIGLYKLGDVLITPTPYSKQLLRNYGLTQPIYPVSNGIKLSKYQPNPVKEDKFREYFHLGSKEKVVISVGLFFIRKGIDDFVKIAALNPDVRFIWFGHINFATIPAKVRRIVKHDHPANVEFPGYITGDIIEGAYSGADAFLFPSREETEGIVVLEALASYQNVLVRDIPVYDGWLEDGVNVLKAQDVTSFNSKLQKLLTTDNQAMREAGYATAAKRSIPQVGQQLKAIYESLLQ, via the coding sequence ATGAAAGTTTTATTATATTTTGAAGCACAAAAACTGATTGCCCAATCAGGGATTGGTAATGCATTAAGACACCAAATGGCAGCCTTGGAAGCAGTCGGAATTGAATATACCACCAATCCAAAAGATGATTATGATATCCTCCATATTAATACCTATGGGTTGAATAGTCGCCACGTTGTCGCCCAAGCGCGGAAGGCGGGTAAGCCAGTTGTTTATCACGCGCATTCAACTGAAGAGGATTTTCGGAATTCGTTTATTGGTTCAAACCAATTAGCACCATTTTATGGGAAGTATTTGATCGGGTTATATAAGCTTGGTGATGTGTTGATTACCCCAACACCTTACTCGAAGCAGCTATTAAGAAATTACGGATTAACACAACCAATTTATCCGGTTTCTAATGGGATTAAATTAAGTAAGTATCAACCAAATCCAGTTAAAGAAGATAAGTTCCGGGAGTATTTCCATCTTGGTTCAAAAGAAAAAGTCGTAATTAGTGTTGGCTTATTTTTCATCCGTAAAGGAATCGATGATTTTGTCAAAATCGCGGCCTTGAATCCCGATGTGCGTTTCATTTGGTTTGGCCATATAAATTTTGCGACGATTCCAGCGAAAGTTCGGCGAATTGTAAAACACGACCATCCGGCGAATGTTGAGTTTCCTGGCTACATTACGGGGGACATTATTGAAGGGGCTTATAGTGGCGCGGATGCCTTTTTATTTCCTTCACGGGAAGAAACTGAGGGGATTGTGGTGCTTGAAGCGCTTGCCTCATATCAAAACGTGTTAGTGCGTGACATTCCAGTCTATGATGGTTGGCTTGAAGATGGCGTCAATGTCTTGAAGGCTCAGGATGTTACATCATTTAATAGCAAGCTACAAAAATTATTGACTACTGACAATCAGGCGATGCGCGAAGCTGGTTATGCCACTGCGGCAAAGCGTTCAATTCCGCAAGTTGGTCAGCAGCTTAAAGCAATTTATGAAAGTTTACTGCAATAA